One genomic segment of Rhizobium gallicum bv. gallicum R602sp includes these proteins:
- a CDS encoding adenylate/guanylate cyclase domain-containing protein: MRQPGWPFSGRPVRLAVLVLLTLISISLLSRLPAWSLLELRSFDYLSTVDDPLPPADAPVIVAIDEPSLAEMNEQWPWPRSLHARLIRQLRAAGAKAIGLDIIMAEQSSREDDAAITAAVGPDIVLAGDETLIQTPQADQLIRATPMPQLTEAGARTGIASIDLGGDGVFRNIPSYQDGFAITLAQVAGKAPGSLPANALIQSFGPSRSYPTVSYYQALDPENFLPKDFFKDRVVFVGLSLQNAPEIEKGGADAFATPYTVHTGRLVAGVEIQATIYDNIVHRYSIELARLPVVAFAILIAAILAAATVWRSTGWPTFAATVVFIGVAAALSYAGIRFGNLFVSPLGPVVAYVSVAFGQAAFDFAEERRKKKQVTLAFSQYISPDLVKRLSEDPSQLKLGGERRTLSVLFSDVRGFTTIAETLKDDPEQLTSLINRLLTPLSDVVMDHAGTIDKYMGDCIMAFWNAPLDDADHALNAVAASLAMQEAIASLNRQLEKEARINGTPLHALKMGVGINTGECVVGNMGSNRRFDYSCLGDAVNLASRLEGASKNYGVALLLGEQTAKLVAGTYTVAELDRVLVKGKTLPTPVFTVLHHADAAALAAHQTFVEMKYACKLSPDDPVFETLSQMIPELAAYYAIIRSDVSGTEG; encoded by the coding sequence ATGCGCCAACCAGGCTGGCCGTTCAGCGGCCGGCCGGTGCGGCTGGCAGTACTAGTGCTTTTGACGCTGATTTCCATTTCGCTGCTCTCGCGTCTGCCCGCCTGGTCGCTGCTGGAACTGCGGAGCTTCGACTATCTATCGACCGTCGACGACCCGCTGCCGCCTGCCGATGCGCCGGTGATCGTTGCGATCGACGAGCCGTCACTGGCGGAGATGAATGAGCAATGGCCCTGGCCGCGCAGCCTGCATGCCCGGCTGATCCGGCAGCTGCGCGCAGCGGGCGCCAAGGCGATCGGCCTCGATATCATTATGGCCGAACAGTCTTCGCGAGAGGACGATGCGGCAATAACGGCGGCGGTCGGGCCGGACATTGTGCTTGCCGGTGACGAGACGCTAATCCAGACACCGCAGGCCGACCAGTTGATCCGCGCCACGCCTATGCCGCAACTGACAGAAGCCGGCGCGAGAACCGGCATCGCCTCGATCGACCTCGGCGGCGACGGCGTCTTCCGCAACATCCCGTCCTATCAGGACGGCTTTGCCATAACCCTTGCGCAGGTAGCCGGGAAGGCACCGGGGAGCCTGCCCGCCAACGCACTGATTCAGTCTTTCGGACCATCACGCAGTTATCCGACGGTTTCCTATTATCAGGCGCTGGACCCAGAGAACTTTCTGCCGAAGGATTTCTTCAAGGACCGCGTGGTGTTCGTCGGACTCAGCCTGCAGAATGCGCCGGAAATCGAAAAAGGCGGTGCCGATGCTTTTGCAACCCCTTACACGGTCCATACGGGCAGACTGGTCGCCGGCGTCGAAATCCAGGCGACGATCTACGACAATATCGTGCACCGCTATTCGATCGAGCTGGCGCGCCTTCCAGTGGTTGCCTTCGCCATCCTGATTGCCGCCATTCTCGCTGCTGCGACCGTCTGGAGATCCACGGGCTGGCCGACATTCGCCGCCACAGTTGTCTTCATCGGCGTGGCGGCGGCGCTGAGCTATGCCGGCATCCGCTTCGGCAATCTGTTCGTCTCACCGCTGGGGCCGGTTGTGGCTTATGTGTCCGTCGCCTTCGGCCAGGCGGCATTCGATTTTGCCGAAGAGCGACGCAAGAAGAAGCAAGTCACCCTCGCCTTCTCGCAATACATATCGCCCGATCTCGTCAAACGGCTTTCCGAGGATCCATCACAGCTGAAGCTCGGTGGCGAGCGGCGGACGCTCTCGGTCCTGTTTTCGGACGTGCGGGGCTTCACGACGATTGCCGAGACGCTGAAGGACGATCCGGAGCAGCTTACCAGCCTCATCAACCGCCTGCTGACACCGCTTTCCGATGTCGTGATGGATCACGCCGGGACGATCGACAAATATATGGGCGACTGCATCATGGCGTTCTGGAATGCACCGCTCGACGATGCGGATCATGCGCTAAATGCTGTTGCCGCCTCGCTCGCGATGCAGGAAGCGATCGCGAGCCTGAACAGGCAGCTCGAGAAAGAGGCCAGGATAAACGGAACGCCGCTGCATGCGCTGAAAATGGGCGTCGGCATCAATACCGGCGAGTGCGTTGTGGGCAACATGGGCTCGAACAGGCGTTTCGACTATTCCTGTCTCGGGGACGCGGTCAATCTCGCCTCGCGCCTGGAGGGAGCCTCGAAGAATTATGGCGTCGCTCTGCTTCTCGGCGAGCAGACTGCGAAGCTTGTGGCGGGCACCTATACGGTCGCCGAGCTCGACCGTGTCCTCGTCAAAGGCAAGACGCTCCCCACCCCGGTTTTCACGGTGCTGCATCACGCGGATGCCGCGGCGCTGGCGGCGCACCAGACCTTCGTGGAAATGAAATATGCCTGCAAGCTTTCGCCGGACGATCCCGTATTCGAGACGCTGTCGCAGATGATCCCTGAACTTGCGGCCTATTATGCGATCATTCGCAGCGATGTCTCGGGCACGGAAGGATAA
- a CDS encoding fumarylacetoacetate hydrolase family protein, whose product MSATSPATVIPLPQPVLLPIEGSSDVFPVRRVYCVGRNYADHAIEMGHDPSREPPFFFQKNADNLLPPGTPFPYPSLSNDVHYEAECVIALKSGGGNIPLGNALDCIYGYAVGIDFTRRDLQAEAKKLGRPWEVAKAFEYSAPVSAIVPASRLGHPDAGRIWLDHNGKRVQDGDLKQMIWKMSEIIAELSKLFVLAPGDVIMTGTPAGVGAVKKGDRVECGIDGIATLSVTVA is encoded by the coding sequence ATGTCCGCAACAAGCCCCGCCACCGTTATCCCACTTCCGCAGCCAGTTCTGCTTCCCATCGAAGGCAGCAGTGACGTCTTTCCGGTGCGCCGCGTCTATTGCGTCGGGCGCAACTATGCGGACCACGCGATCGAGATGGGGCACGACCCGAGCCGCGAGCCGCCCTTCTTCTTCCAGAAGAACGCCGACAACCTGCTGCCTCCCGGCACGCCGTTTCCCTATCCGTCTCTTTCGAATGACGTGCATTACGAGGCAGAATGCGTGATTGCGCTGAAATCAGGCGGCGGGAACATTCCCCTCGGCAACGCGCTTGACTGCATCTATGGCTACGCCGTCGGTATCGATTTCACGCGCCGCGATCTGCAGGCCGAGGCAAAGAAGCTCGGCCGTCCATGGGAAGTTGCGAAGGCATTCGAATATTCGGCACCGGTTTCGGCAATCGTGCCCGCAAGCCGCCTCGGCCATCCGGACGCGGGCCGCATCTGGCTCGACCACAACGGGAAGCGCGTTCAAGACGGTGATCTGAAGCAGATGATCTGGAAGATGTCGGAAATCATCGCTGAGCTCTCCAAGCTCTTCGTCCTGGCGCCGGGTGATGTCATCATGACCGGCACGCCGGCCGGTGTCGGCGCCGTCAAGAAAGGCGATCGCGTCGAATGCGGCATCGACGGTATCGCGACGCTTTCCGTAACCGTCGCCTGA
- a CDS encoding gamma carbonic anhydrase family protein → MPVYALGGLSPKLPPSGLYWIAPDAHVIGQTELGEGVGIWFGAVLRGDNEPVTVGNNTNIQEGAMLHTDPGFPVTIGEGCTIGHHAIVHGCTIGNNSLIGMGATVLNGAKIGNNCLVGANALVTEGKEFPDASLIVGSPARAIRTLDEKAIDGIRRSAEKYVANWQRFARDLKRID, encoded by the coding sequence ATGCCCGTTTACGCGCTTGGAGGATTGTCGCCGAAACTTCCGCCGAGCGGGCTCTACTGGATTGCGCCGGACGCGCATGTAATCGGGCAGACGGAGCTTGGCGAAGGCGTCGGCATCTGGTTCGGCGCCGTGCTTCGCGGCGACAACGAGCCGGTCACCGTCGGCAACAACACCAATATCCAGGAAGGCGCGATGCTGCACACCGATCCGGGCTTTCCGGTGACGATCGGCGAAGGCTGCACCATCGGTCATCACGCGATCGTCCACGGCTGCACGATCGGCAACAATTCGCTGATCGGTATGGGCGCAACCGTCTTGAACGGCGCCAAGATCGGCAACAACTGCCTTGTCGGCGCCAATGCCCTGGTGACGGAAGGCAAGGAATTTCCGGACGCTTCACTGATCGTCGGTTCGCCTGCCCGCGCCATACGGACGCTCGATGAAAAGGCGATCGATGGGATTAGGCGCTCGGCGGAAAAATATGTCGCCAACTGGCAGCGTTTCGCCCGCGACTTGAAGCGGATCGACTAA
- a CDS encoding Fur family transcriptional regulator, giving the protein MNAPQLTKNQALVFDVLEKADGPLSAYTILDKLRDHGFRAPLQVYRALEKLLEYGVVHRLESINSFVVCAHPNEDCHSHGTVAFAICESCGHVMEFHDHEVDHRLRDWTRGKKFKAEKTTIEIRGLCETCAA; this is encoded by the coding sequence ATGAACGCACCGCAACTGACCAAGAACCAGGCGCTGGTCTTCGACGTGCTGGAAAAGGCCGACGGCCCGCTCAGCGCCTATACGATCCTCGACAAGCTGCGCGACCACGGGTTCCGCGCGCCGCTGCAGGTCTACCGTGCGTTGGAGAAGCTGCTCGAATATGGCGTCGTGCATCGGCTGGAGAGTATCAATTCCTTCGTCGTGTGCGCCCATCCGAACGAGGATTGCCACAGCCACGGCACCGTTGCCTTCGCGATTTGCGAAAGCTGCGGCCATGTCATGGAGTTCCACGATCACGAGGTCGATCACCGGCTGAGGGACTGGACGCGCGGCAAGAAATTCAAGGCGGAGAAGACGACGATCGAAATCCGCGGTCTTTGCGAGACCTGCGCCGCCTAG
- the znuB gene encoding zinc ABC transporter permease subunit ZnuB, with translation MLDDFFVRAILAGVGLALTTGPLGCFIIWRRMAYFGDTIAHSALLGVALSLLFEFNLTLAVFAVAATVSILLLFLQKRQALSADALLGILSHATLAIGLVMVAFMSWVRIDLIAFLFGDILAVSKTDIALIWGGGLFVVAAIAWLWRPLLASTVNPELAEAEGLQPERARLFFMLLMAVVIAIAMKIVGIMLITSLLIIPAAAARRFSSTPEVMAVLASLIGAAAVVGGLFGSLTYDTPSGPSIVVAALILFLLSLLPRLGRKEPQGQGS, from the coding sequence ATGCTTGACGATTTCTTCGTCCGCGCGATCCTTGCCGGTGTCGGTCTGGCGCTCACCACCGGGCCGCTTGGCTGCTTCATCATCTGGCGGCGCATGGCCTATTTCGGCGATACGATCGCCCATTCCGCGCTGCTCGGCGTCGCGCTGTCGCTGCTCTTTGAATTCAACCTGACGCTTGCCGTCTTCGCCGTTGCGGCGACGGTTTCGATCCTGCTGCTCTTCCTGCAAAAGCGGCAGGCGCTGTCGGCCGATGCGCTGCTCGGCATCTTGTCGCACGCGACGCTGGCGATCGGGCTCGTCATGGTCGCCTTCATGAGCTGGGTACGCATCGACCTCATCGCCTTCCTTTTCGGCGATATCCTTGCCGTCTCTAAAACCGACATCGCGTTGATCTGGGGTGGCGGCCTCTTTGTCGTCGCCGCGATCGCCTGGCTGTGGCGTCCGCTGTTGGCATCGACCGTCAACCCCGAGCTTGCCGAGGCCGAGGGGCTGCAGCCTGAGCGGGCGCGACTCTTTTTCATGCTCCTGATGGCGGTCGTCATCGCCATCGCGATGAAGATCGTCGGCATCATGCTGATCACGTCGCTTCTGATCATCCCGGCGGCCGCGGCCCGCCGCTTCTCGTCGACACCGGAGGTCATGGCCGTTCTCGCATCGCTGATCGGTGCTGCCGCCGTCGTCGGCGGCCTATTCGGCTCGCTCACCTACGACACGCCGTCAGGCCCTTCGATCGTGGTTGCCGCACTCATTCTCTTCCTCCTCAGCCTGCTGCCGCGGCTGGGACGCAAGGAACCGCAAGGACAAGGCTCATGA
- a CDS encoding ATP-binding cassette domain-containing protein, whose amino-acid sequence MLSPANPASKPLVFLHNVGVRRDGRWLVRGVEFSISRGEIVTLIGPNGSGKSTSAKAAIGVLKPDEGRVERASGLKVGYVPQKLAIDWTLPLTVRRLMTLTGALPEREIMAALEAAGMAHMPNAEVQHLSGGEFQRALIARAIARKPDLLVLDEPVQGVDFSGEIALYDLIKQIRNSTGCGILLISHDLHVVMAETDTVICLNGHVCCRGTPETVSQSPEYVRLFGSRAAKTLAVYSHHHDHTHLPDGRVLHSDGSVTDHCHPDDGHHHDHDRSDHDHHHHAGERHA is encoded by the coding sequence ATGTTATCTCCCGCAAACCCTGCCTCGAAGCCGCTGGTTTTTCTCCACAATGTGGGTGTCCGGCGGGATGGCCGCTGGCTTGTCCGGGGCGTGGAGTTTTCGATTTCACGCGGCGAGATCGTGACCCTGATCGGTCCGAACGGCTCCGGAAAATCCACAAGCGCCAAGGCGGCGATCGGCGTTTTGAAGCCCGATGAGGGCAGGGTGGAGCGGGCAAGCGGCCTCAAGGTCGGCTACGTGCCGCAAAAGCTTGCGATCGACTGGACGCTGCCGCTCACCGTCCGGCGCCTCATGACGTTGACCGGTGCGCTTCCCGAACGCGAGATAATGGCCGCGCTCGAGGCCGCCGGCATGGCTCATATGCCGAATGCCGAGGTGCAGCACCTCTCCGGCGGCGAGTTCCAGCGGGCGCTGATTGCGCGTGCCATTGCCCGCAAGCCCGATCTGCTCGTGCTGGATGAACCGGTGCAGGGCGTCGATTTCTCCGGCGAGATCGCGCTTTACGATCTCATCAAGCAGATCCGTAATTCTACCGGCTGCGGCATCCTCTTGATCTCGCATGATCTCCATGTCGTCATGGCGGAGACCGATACGGTGATCTGCCTCAACGGCCACGTCTGCTGCCGTGGCACGCCGGAGACGGTCAGCCAGAGCCCGGAATATGTGCGCCTCTTCGGAAGCCGCGCGGCAAAGACGCTCGCCGTTTACAGCCACCACCACGACCACACGCATCTGCCGGACGGCCGGGTGCTGCATTCGGATGGCTCGGTGACGGACCATTGTCATCCAGACGACGGCCATCACCACGATCACGACCGCTCGGATCACGACCACCACCATCATGCGGGAGAGCGCCATGCTTGA
- a CDS encoding zinc ABC transporter substrate-binding protein — MKLVMSLSLAIPAILLAGASKAADAPAVVTSIKPIHSLVSAIMQGVGTPELIVDGAASPHTYNLKPSDASALQSAKVIFWVGPGLEAFLEKPLESLGSGASIAELEDAPGLVKLKFREGGAFEAHDDGDEAEAGHEHEEAGHDHDAHAEGDHGHGEFDTHLWLDPMNAEAMAAEITTTLVAADPANALTYQANAKALDAKIDALDREITDIVTPVKEKPFIVFHDAYQYFEHRYAVRVAGSITVSPENMPGAERVSEIHKKVADLGATCVFAEPQFEPRLVNVVIEGTDAKAGVLDPEAATLEAGPDLYFTLMRGIANSMKDCLSRES; from the coding sequence ATGAAACTGGTTATGAGCCTTTCCCTTGCGATTCCGGCGATCCTGCTGGCCGGGGCATCCAAGGCGGCGGATGCGCCGGCAGTCGTTACTTCGATCAAGCCGATCCATTCGCTGGTTTCGGCGATCATGCAGGGGGTCGGCACGCCGGAACTAATCGTCGATGGTGCTGCCTCCCCGCATACCTACAATCTCAAGCCGTCGGATGCGAGCGCACTGCAGAGCGCCAAGGTGATCTTCTGGGTAGGTCCCGGCCTCGAAGCATTCCTCGAAAAGCCGCTGGAATCGCTAGGCTCCGGCGCCAGCATTGCCGAGCTGGAGGATGCGCCGGGCCTTGTGAAGCTGAAGTTTCGCGAAGGCGGCGCCTTCGAAGCGCACGATGACGGCGACGAGGCGGAAGCCGGGCATGAGCACGAAGAGGCCGGGCACGATCATGACGCGCATGCAGAAGGCGATCACGGTCACGGCGAGTTCGACACGCATCTCTGGCTCGATCCGATGAATGCCGAGGCCATGGCTGCGGAAATCACCACGACGCTGGTGGCCGCCGATCCCGCCAACGCGCTGACCTACCAGGCCAATGCCAAGGCGCTGGACGCAAAGATCGATGCGCTGGACAGGGAAATCACCGACATCGTCACCCCGGTAAAGGAAAAGCCTTTCATTGTCTTCCATGATGCCTACCAGTATTTCGAGCACCGCTATGCCGTCCGCGTCGCTGGCTCCATCACGGTGAGCCCGGAAAACATGCCCGGTGCCGAGCGCGTTTCGGAGATTCACAAGAAGGTTGCCGACCTCGGCGCAACCTGCGTCTTCGCCGAACCGCAGTTCGAGCCGCGCCTGGTCAATGTCGTCATCGAAGGCACCGATGCGAAAGCCGGCGTACTCGACCCGGAGGCGGCAACGCTGGAGGCCGGTCCCGATCTCTATTTCACACTGATGCGCGGCATCGCCAACAGCATGAAGGATTGCCTTTCGCGCGAAAGCTGA
- a CDS encoding adenylate/guanylate cyclase domain-containing protein, with the protein MSYSQSRICKGCWQQMRLPVPLRGPASIPFRAFGIRPSRMNPNTCTICELMFTRVMKARKITVDVSVLFADLRGYTTLSQSLPADTVSSLLDDFYDECAAAIWEYDGLLNKTVGDAIMAIFNFPIHHQDHAERAVLAAREIQHRCRLRRERHMAEGAGLDGSELGIGIGIDTGEASFGEFGRSHRDLTAIGTVVNTAARAQSVADAGRILVTKAVCERAQSQTANSKGRAYRLKGFEKPIELYSI; encoded by the coding sequence ATGTCGTATTCTCAATCCAGGATTTGCAAGGGCTGCTGGCAGCAGATGCGCCTCCCGGTGCCTCTGCGCGGACCGGCTTCCATTCCCTTCCGCGCCTTCGGCATCCGCCCGAGCCGGATGAATCCGAACACCTGCACGATTTGCGAACTCATGTTCACACGCGTGATGAAAGCCCGCAAGATCACTGTTGATGTATCCGTGCTTTTTGCGGATCTGAGGGGCTATACGACGCTTTCGCAGTCGCTTCCGGCAGATACTGTCTCGTCGCTGCTCGATGATTTTTACGATGAATGTGCCGCAGCCATTTGGGAATACGACGGCCTTCTCAACAAGACGGTCGGGGACGCCATCATGGCAATTTTCAACTTTCCGATCCACCACCAGGACCACGCCGAACGTGCTGTGCTGGCTGCGCGGGAGATTCAGCACCGCTGCCGGTTGCGTCGTGAACGTCACATGGCTGAAGGTGCCGGGCTGGACGGAAGTGAACTCGGCATTGGTATCGGCATCGACACTGGCGAGGCCAGCTTCGGAGAGTTCGGCCGATCGCATCGCGACCTGACTGCGATTGGAACGGTTGTGAATACTGCCGCTCGCGCGCAGTCAGTTGCTGATGCAGGGCGGATTCTCGTCACCAAGGCCGTTTGCGAGCGGGCGCAGAGCCAAACGGCCAACAGCAAAGGTCGGGCATACCGCCTGAAGGGCTTTGAGAAGCCGATTGAGCTTTACTCGATCTGA
- a CDS encoding glutathione S-transferase family protein: MTITITAFERSPDGGKGLARDMRVRWAFEEVGEPYEVRLLSFKAMKEPAHLALHPFGQIPTYEEGDLALFESGAIVFHIAERHAGLLPDDANARARAITWMFAALNTMEPTIVDREVARLLEGHETWYEQRLSVVEERIRKRLSELSDRLGDADWLDGEFSAGDLLMVSVLLRLNGSGILDEYPNLSAYVARGEARPAYKRAFDAQLAVFIAASTG; this comes from the coding sequence ATGACTATCACTATTACCGCCTTTGAACGGTCGCCCGATGGCGGCAAAGGTCTGGCCCGGGACATGCGCGTTCGCTGGGCGTTCGAAGAGGTTGGCGAGCCTTACGAAGTTCGTCTTCTTTCGTTTAAAGCGATGAAGGAACCCGCGCATCTCGCGCTTCATCCATTTGGGCAGATTCCGACCTATGAAGAAGGCGATCTCGCCCTGTTCGAGTCGGGGGCGATCGTGTTCCATATCGCGGAGCGCCATGCGGGCTTGCTGCCAGACGATGCGAATGCCCGGGCGCGCGCGATCACATGGATGTTTGCCGCGCTCAACACGATGGAGCCGACGATCGTCGATCGCGAAGTCGCCAGGCTCCTGGAGGGTCACGAGACTTGGTACGAGCAGCGTCTGTCAGTCGTCGAGGAACGCATCCGCAAGCGGCTGAGCGAACTTTCCGATCGCCTTGGCGATGCCGACTGGCTAGACGGTGAGTTCAGCGCCGGTGACCTTCTGATGGTGTCGGTGCTGCTCAGGTTGAATGGATCGGGCATACTGGACGAATATCCGAACCTCTCCGCCTATGTCGCCCGCGGTGAAGCGCGGCCCGCATACAAGCGTGCTTTCGACGCTCAGTTGGCGGTTTTCATCGCCGCATCGACGGGCTGA
- a CDS encoding RcnB family protein, with the protein MRKIFTALLSVSFLITPIAFASEASAAEHRRPIIVEKKVVVHKYRWTKGHRMTAAERRHMAEVRDYRRHRLSAPPRGYRWVRVDNEFLLIGVTSGIVSSIIAAR; encoded by the coding sequence ATGAGAAAGATATTCACAGCCCTGCTTTCCGTTTCCTTCCTGATTACGCCGATTGCTTTCGCATCAGAGGCAAGTGCTGCCGAGCACCGCCGTCCGATCATTGTCGAAAAGAAGGTCGTGGTTCACAAATACCGCTGGACGAAAGGTCATCGCATGACTGCTGCAGAACGCCGCCACATGGCCGAAGTCCGCGACTACCGCCGCCACCGTCTGTCGGCGCCGCCGCGCGGCTACCGCTGGGTCAGGGTCGACAACGAGTTCCTGCTGATCGGCGTCACGAGCGGGATTGTCTCAAGCATCATCGCTGCCCGCTGA
- a CDS encoding GNAT family N-acetyltransferase → MILASDSVIEPIAVRHIGSYHQALDLVARERRYLTFLEAPPLEDTRKFVLDMIENRHPQFVAVKDGGVIGWCDIRRHSRPAHAHRGTLGMGIIPAHRGQGLGLRLMETTLKQAREYDIIRVELSVHADNTRAIRLYEKAGFVSEGVSRDAVHIDGRYLDVVNMALIFSRT, encoded by the coding sequence TTGATACTGGCGTCCGATAGTGTCATCGAACCGATCGCCGTCCGGCACATCGGGAGCTATCACCAGGCTCTCGACCTAGTTGCGCGTGAACGCAGGTATCTCACCTTCCTTGAGGCCCCGCCGCTCGAAGACACACGGAAATTCGTTCTCGACATGATCGAGAACAGGCATCCGCAATTTGTCGCAGTAAAGGACGGCGGGGTGATCGGCTGGTGCGATATCCGCCGGCATTCCCGCCCGGCACATGCGCACCGAGGAACGCTCGGCATGGGCATCATCCCTGCCCACCGCGGACAGGGTCTCGGCTTGCGTCTCATGGAGACCACGCTGAAGCAGGCCAGGGAATATGACATTATACGGGTCGAGCTCAGCGTCCATGCCGACAATACCCGCGCAATCCGCCTTTACGAGAAGGCCGGCTTCGTTAGCGAGGGCGTGAGCAGGGACGCCGTTCATATCGACGGCCGCTATCTCGACGTCGTCAACATGGCTTTGATCTTCAGCCGAACTTGA
- a CDS encoding glycoside hydrolase family 43 protein produces the protein MIRNPVLPGFNPDPSICCVGDDYYIATSTFEWYPGVQIHHSRDLVNWTLVRRPLERQSQLDMRGNPDSCGVWAPCLSYADGQFWLVYTDVKRFDGNFKDAHNYIVTSPTIEGEWSNPVYVNSSGFDPSLFHDDDGRKWFVNMQWNHRTESYGGAPKHPAFDGILLQEWDPVTKALKGPIRNIFAGSPLGLVEGPHLFKRNGYYYLTTAEGGTGYDHAVTMARSRNIDGSYEMHPNIHLISSKDNPEAVLQRAGHGQYVETPDGQVYHTHLCGRPLPPKRRCTLGRETSLQKCVWKADGWLYLENGTTVPDVEVPGLKGAVRAEKPVRTEYRFDGGKLPADFQWLRTPQPERIFDLTGRPGHLRLIARESIGSWFEQALVARRQEHHSFRAETVVEFDPDTYQQVAGLTHYYNRHKLHAVAVTLHEKLGRCVTILSCNGDYPNGRLSFPAGSGVALPAEGRVQLSMEIRDNDLQFFWQTEGKGAWQPIGPVLDAGVVSDEGGRGEHGSFTGAFAGVFAFDTSGRAKTADFDWFNYEEL, from the coding sequence ATGATCCGCAACCCCGTTCTGCCTGGTTTCAATCCCGATCCGTCTATCTGCTGCGTCGGCGACGACTATTACATCGCGACCTCGACCTTCGAATGGTATCCGGGTGTGCAGATCCACCATTCGCGCGATCTGGTGAACTGGACACTGGTGCGCCGTCCGCTGGAGCGCCAATCGCAGCTCGACATGCGCGGCAACCCCGATAGCTGCGGCGTGTGGGCGCCGTGTCTTTCCTATGCCGATGGGCAGTTCTGGCTGGTCTATACCGACGTCAAGCGCTTCGACGGCAACTTCAAGGACGCACACAACTACATCGTCACCTCGCCGACCATCGAGGGCGAGTGGTCTAATCCGGTCTATGTCAATTCCTCGGGTTTCGACCCGTCGCTCTTCCATGACGACGACGGCCGCAAGTGGTTCGTCAACATGCAGTGGAACCACCGCACGGAAAGCTATGGCGGCGCACCCAAGCATCCGGCCTTCGATGGCATCCTGCTGCAGGAATGGGATCCGGTCACGAAGGCGCTGAAAGGTCCGATCCGGAACATCTTCGCCGGCAGCCCGCTCGGTCTTGTCGAAGGCCCGCATCTCTTCAAGCGCAACGGATACTATTACCTAACGACCGCCGAAGGCGGCACGGGCTATGATCACGCTGTCACCATGGCGCGTTCGCGCAACATCGACGGTTCCTACGAGATGCATCCGAATATCCATCTCATCAGCTCCAAGGACAATCCGGAAGCCGTTCTGCAGCGGGCAGGGCATGGGCAGTATGTCGAGACGCCCGACGGGCAAGTCTATCACACCCATCTTTGCGGGCGGCCGCTGCCGCCGAAGCGCCGCTGCACGCTTGGCCGCGAAACCAGCCTGCAGAAATGCGTCTGGAAGGCGGACGGCTGGCTCTACCTCGAAAACGGCACGACCGTGCCGGATGTCGAAGTTCCGGGCCTCAAGGGCGCGGTTCGCGCCGAAAAACCGGTTCGCACCGAATATAGGTTCGATGGCGGCAAGTTGCCTGCGGATTTCCAGTGGCTGCGCACGCCGCAGCCGGAGCGCATCTTCGATCTGACCGGACGCCCCGGCCACCTGCGCCTCATCGCCCGCGAAAGCATCGGCTCGTGGTTCGAGCAGGCGCTCGTCGCCCGCCGCCAGGAGCATCACAGTTTCCGCGCCGAGACTGTCGTGGAGTTCGACCCGGACACCTACCAGCAGGTCGCCGGCCTGACGCATTACTACAATCGCCACAAGTTGCACGCCGTAGCGGTGACGCTGCACGAAAAGCTCGGCCGCTGCGTCACCATCCTTTCCTGCAATGGGGATTATCCGAACGGTCGTCTAAGCTTCCCGGCCGGCAGCGGCGTCGCCCTTCCGGCGGAAGGCCGCGTCCAGCTTTCCATGGAAATCCGCGACAACGACCTGCAATTCTTCTGGCAGACGGAAGGAAAGGGCGCCTGGCAGCCGATCGGCCCGGTTCTCGATGCCGGCGTCGTCTCCGACGAGGGTGGCCGCGGCGAGCACGGCTCCTTCACGGGTGCCTTCGCCGGCGTCTTCGCCTTCGACACATCTGGGCGTGCCAAGACAGCCGATTTCGACTGGTTCAACTACGAAGAGCTTTGA